From Ignavibacterium sp.:
AAATGAGATAAAAGATTTTCCTATCAGTGAAATTACAGATAGAGCATCCGAACTATTAACAGATGCAGTGAGAATACGATTAAGAGCTGATGTTCCTGTTGGAAGCTATTTAAGCGGTGGTTTGGATTCTTCCGGACTTACAACTATTGTGAAGAAAAAGTTTAACAACGAACTGAGAACTTTCGGAATTAGTTTCGAAGAAGAATCATTTGATGAAAGCAGTTTTCAGAAATTAATGGTGAAATCATCTTCAGACAAATCATTCCGAAGTTTATGCTAAGAATTCCGATATTGGTAAGTACTTTGCAGATATAATTTATTTTGGTGAAAGACCTGTTTTTCGTACAGCACCAGCACCTCTTTATCTTCTTTCAAAAAAAGTTCGTGAAGAAAATTTTAAAGTTGTACTAACCGGCGAAGGTGCCGATGAAATTTTCGGTGGTTATAACATATTCAAAGAAGCAAAAATCAGAAAGTTCTGGTCAAACAATCCTGAATCAAAATTAAGATCTAAGCTGCTTAAAAAGCTTTATCCATACATCTTTCAAAGACAAAAGATTATTCAGTACTCTTGAGGCATTTTTCAAGTCAGGAATTGATGAACCTGATAATCCTTTCTTTTCACATATCGTCAGATGGACAAATAATTCAAAGCTTAAAAATTTCTTTTCTGATGAATTCAAAGATCAGATAAAAGATTATAATGCAATAGACGAGTTTCTGTTAAAGCTTCCTGAAGATTTTGATAGATGGGAAACGCTATCAAAAGCTCAGTATCTGGAGATTTCAACTTTTATGAGTGGTTACTTGCTTTCATCTCAGGGCGATAGAATGGCAATGGGAAATTCAGTTGAGCTTCGTGTTCCTTATCTCGATCACAGATTAATTGAATTTATGTCAACTGTACCCGCAAAGTATAAGATATTCGGTTTGAATGAAAAGTACATTCTTAAAAAAGTTTTCAAGGATTCTCTACCAAAAGAAATTTTATATCGGGCAAAAAATCCTTACAGAGCTCCGATCAGAAATAGCTTCTTTGATAATAATGATTTTAATGCAGAAGATATTTTGTCTGAAGAAAAGCTAATTCAATCCGGAGTATTTAATCCTTCAAAAGTGAAATTACTTTTACAGAAAGCTAAAAAATCAAATTCATTAAGCGAGCTTGATAATATGGCTCTTGCAGGAATAATCTCAACTCAGTTGTTGTTTGAACATTTTATCGCAAGTAAAAAAAATTTCAACATAGATAATTATCACTTCAAAATATTTTTTGATAACAGAACAAATAACTAAATCATCTCAGGAGAAAATATGTCATTTCAGAAAGATTCAATTTTAATAGATGCAAAAGCTGAAGCAGAAAGAATTATTAAAGAACTTCGCGAAATCGTTGCTAAAAAAATTCATAAAAGAGGAGCGGTTGTTGGTGTAAGCGGTGGAATTGATTCCTCAGTTGTTCTGGCATTATGCGCTAATGCTTTTGGTCCTGAAAAAGTTCTTGCTTTGATGATGCCTGATAAAGATTCAAGTCCTGACAGTTTGAATCTTGCAAAAAAACTCGTAGAAAAATTCAATGTTCCGTACATAGTTGAAGATATAACTGAAGCAGTAAAAGGTTTCGGTGCTTATAAAAGAAGAGATGAAGCGGTTAAAAAAGTTTTTCCTGAATATGACGAATCATATAAAATGAAAATTGTTCTGCCTAAAGATGATGAAGCAAAAGGGAAATTAAATGTTTATTATGTTACAATTATCTCACCGAACGGAGAAGAAAAAACTGCTCGACTGCCATTAGCAGAGTATCTGCAAATCGTAGCAGCTTCAAACTTTAAGCAAAGAAGCAGAACAAATTTTCTTTATTATCATGCTGAAGCAAGAAATTATGCTGTGATTGGAACAGGAAATAAGAATGAGCACGAGCAAGGATTTTTTGTTAAGTATGGTGACGGTGGTGCTGATATAAAACCAATTGCTCATTTATTTAAAACACAGGTTTATCAGCTTGCGGAATACCTTGGAGTTCCGGAAGAGATTCAGAAAAGAACACCAACTACTGATACATACAGTGCAGAACAAACTCAGGAAGAATTTTTCTTCAGACTTCCCTACTCTGTGCTTGACAGAATCTGGTTTGGTTGGGAAAAAGGATTTTCAAGTAAAGAAATTGCTGAGGCACTTAATCTTTCTGAAGCACAAGTTGATGTTGTAATAAATGATATCAGGCAGAAAATAAAAACTACTGAATATCTTAGAATGGAACCGATTTCTTTAGGTTAATAAAATCTTTGTTATAAAATTTTGTTTCTTTCGCTGGTAATATTCTGTCGCTCCGAACGAAGTGAGTGGTCTTTGTTCAGATAAAAAATTTTCGTTGAACTTACTCTGACAATTTCTAATTTCTTGAGTTATTTCAAATTCAGACTGATATAAAACAAATTTTTGATTTAATCTAAAACATCAAATTTATTTTTTCGTAATCGTACTTACCGGTTGATTTCGTTGGAATATTATCAGTTTGTTTAACATAAACTGTGGAAGGATTGAGCTTATAAGTTTCACAAACTTTTTGTTTAACCTTATTATCAAGTTCATCAGCAGTTTGAACTAAGATTTTTAGTTTCTCATCTTCTCCTGTGCAAGCTGCTGCAATGTTAAAATGATTTTCAATCATTTTCTGCACCTCATCAAGATTGATTCTTAAACCGAACATTTTAATAAATCTTTTCATCCTGCCGGTTACATAAAAGAATCTGTCTTCATCAAAGTAACCCAAATCACCTGTGTGTAATGTAAAATTTAATTCGTTACCCTTACTCAAATCATTTAGTGATTCGGCATAACCGAGCATAACATTTTCACCTTCATAAACAATTTCACCAACCTGATGTGGTTCTGTTATTTCATTTCCATCTTTCATCAGACTTAATTTTCCACCAGGAATTGAAATACCAATTGAGCCAATTTTATATTTTAACTTTTCATAAGGAACATAACTTATTCTTGCTGTAGCTTCCGTTTGTCCGTACATAACGAAGAATCTAATATTTTTTCTTTCGGCATATTCGTAAAAATATTTTATCATTTCTTCGTTCAGTTTTCCACCAGCTTGTGTCATAGTTTTAAGTGAAGGTAAATCCAGTTTGTCAAAGCCAGTTCGTTTAAGCATCTGGTAAGTATAAGGAACTCCTGCAAATGAAGTGCATTCATGTTGTTTGAATGTATTCCAGAAATCTTTGAAGAAAACCGTTTTTTCAGTCAGAACAATTGTGGCACCTTTTAGCAAATGACTGTTTATGACAGATAATCCATAAGAATAATTGAATGGCAAAGTTGTAATGGGTTTTTCATTTTCATCTATCTCAAGGTATTGTGCAATTGATTCTGCATTTGATTGAATATTATCAGCACTTAATCGCACAAGTTTTGGCGAACCGGTTGTTCCTGAAGTTGACAACAAAACTTTTAATGACGGATGAAGTTTGACTTCGGACATGTTGGTTCTGAAAAGACAATTCTCTAAAATTCCTACTGATCTTTGTTCATATCCCTCGACTTCTTCACTTTGGTTTATGATTACACTTGGTTTATAAATTTCAATAAGATTTTTTCTTATTTCAGAATTCAATTTATCATCAAGAAGTAAAACCGCATCACCTGATTTAAGAATTGCCAGATAAGAAATTAAAGATTTTATTGAGTTATTAGTGAAAAGAAAAAAAAGTTTTTTTTCTTCCGAGATAAATTTCTCAGAGATTTCATCAGTTATTTTATCAAGCTCACCGTAAGTAATTGATTTTCCGGAATCAGCTTCAATCAGTGAAGTTTTATTTCCAAAGTCACCAAACGTTTCCCAAAAATAATTTTTCATATTGATTTCAGATTTTTTTTAGTCGGGAATATAAAAGAAAATTAAACAGCAGCCATATAAATGCACCTGCAATTCTGAATATTTCTTCAATGTTATCATTATCCGGAATAATTAATAATTTTCCATCACTAAGCAAATCTATTATCACCGCTGTTGCGAGCAAAAATATAGAAGTTATAAATAGCAAAAACTCCTTGGTTTTTAGTTCTGCTCTGTGCTTTGTAAATAAAATTATGAAAGGTATCGCCCCAAGTATATAAGTAATTGTGTTTGGTATATTAAACAAACTTCTAAGTAAGTGATGTAGTTTGAAAGTTACAATAAATAATAAAACCAAATGCACAAGTAAAATTTTGCTCAGAAATTTCCGATAATTATTAGAGGAACTTCTTAATATCAATAAAACCGGAAATACTGCCGCTAAAAGGAATAAAATTGTCTTGATATAATCTATATTCAAAGTATCTGCAGGATTATTTAACCAATAAAACTAACTGATGTTTTTAGTATTTTTATGTGTAACAAAAATAATAAAAGTCAGCTGCACTAATCTGATAAAATGTTGAGAATTTGATGGATATAAATTTATTAACTTCTGAAAGAATTTTTGAATTCCTTGCTGAAAACGCCAGCGATTTAATCTATATCTACAGACTTGTACCTGAACCTAAATTTGAATATGTCAGTCCTTCTGCAACAAGAATTACAGGATACACTCCGGAAGAACATTACGCAGATCCGCAACTTGGGTTAAAGCTTGTCCATCCTGATGACTTACCAATTCTGCAAGCTTTTCTTGAAAAGAATATAATCACAGAACCAATTATTCTTAGATGGAAGAAAAAAGACGGAACAATAATCTGGACAGAGCAAATCAACACACCAATTTATGATTCCGAAGGAAATCTAATAGCTATTCAGGGAATTGCACGAGACATAACAAAAAGAAAACTTGACGAAGAAAAACTGATTGAAAGTGAGTCTCTTTACAAATATCTTTTTGAACACAATCCTTTACCAATGTGGGTTTATGATTTAGATACATTAAAATTTTTGGCTGTTAATAATGCAGCTATTAATAAATACGGTTATTCGAGAGAAGAATTTTTATCAATGACAATAAAGGATATCAGACCTGATGACGAAATCCCTGCTCTGATGAAAAATATAGCTGAAGTAAAAGATGATCTTCAAAAGTCGCGACCATGGAAACATAAACTCAAAGACGGAAGAATAATTTACACTGAAATATCATCACACGGACTTAATTATGAAGGACATAATGCAAGACTTGTACTTGCAAATGATATTACAGAACAATTTTTAGCTGAAGAGAAAATCAGAAGATTGACCCGTGTTTATGCAGTACTTAGTGAGGTTAATCAAACAATAGTAAGAGTCCACGATAAGAAAAAATTATTTCAGGATATCTGCAATATTGCTGTTGATATCGGAAAATTTAAAATGACCTGGATTTCTGTTCTTGATGAAGAAACACTTCAGATCAAATCAGCAGCTTCAGCAGGAACATCTGAAGATTTCCTGAATAACATTAGTATCAGTCTTTCAGAATTAAATTCAAGTAGTGAGCCGATTGGTGTGGCATTCAGAGAAAATCATTATGTGATAATTAATGATTTTCAGAATGAAAAAAGTGTTGCTCAGTGGATGTTGCTTGCACAAAAATATGGTTTCAAATCTTCAGCAATTTTTCCAATCATAGTTTTTGGTAAAACTATAGCCACATTCAATTTATATTCTGATATCAAAGACTTCTTTGATGAAGACGAAATCAAATTGCTTGATGAGTTATCAAAAGATATTTCCTTCGCAATCGAATATCTGGAAACAGAATCTGAGAGAGAAAAAATAAGATCTGAACTTGAATATCAATCTAATCTTCTTTCGAATGTTAATGATGCAATTATTGCAACGGACAAAAATCTTAGAATTACTTATTGGAATGAAGCTGCAGAACAGATTTATGGAATAAAAAGAAATGAAGCTATTGGTAAAACAACAAGAGATGTTTTACATACACAGTATCTTGAGCTTGGCCGGGATGATATATTAAAAAAATTATCTATTGAAGGAAAGTACTCAACAAGAGTAATTCAGTATCATAAATCCGGTAGAAAAATTTATGTTGATGCGAAGGGTTTTGCTGTAAAGGATAAAAGTGGAAATCTGATTGGTTATGCAAGCATAAATCGTGATATAACCGTAAGCTATGAAGCAGAAATGCTTTTAAGAGAAAGTGAAGAAAAATTCAGAGCATTGGCTGAATCAACTCCGGCAGCAATTTTTATCTATCAGGGTGAATATTTCCAGTATCTTAATCCTGCAGCAGAAAACCTTACAGGTTATAAGTTAAATGAAATTTATGGTATGAAATTTTTTGAACTTGTTCATCCTGATCACAGAGAAATGGTTAAGGAAAGAGGCATTCGTAGACAATTAGGTGAAGAAATTGAAAACAGATATGTTTTCAAAATAATCAGAAAAAATGGTGAAGCACGCTGGGTTGATTTTGGTGCAGAGATAATTGAATACAAAGGCAAACCTGCTGCTATCGGAACAGCTTACGATATTACAGACAGAATTATTTTTGAAGAATCGCTGAAAGAAAGTGAAGAGAAATACCGATTGCTTGTTGAAAATCAGACTGACCTTGTAGTTAAGGTTGATTTAGAAGGAAGATTTCTTTTCGTAAGCGAATCGTACTGTAAAACATTTGGTAAATCTCAGGAAGAATTACTGAATAATAAATTTCTTCCGCTCGTGCATCCCGATGACCGTGAGAGCACATTGAAAGAAATGGAAAAACTTTACTCTCATCCTTATTCCTGTTACATTGAGCAAAGAGCACTCACTGCAAAAGGATGGAAATGGTTCAACTGGGCAGATACAATGGTATTTGATGAAAATGGAAAACCTATTGCAATCATTGGTGTTGGAAGAGATATAACAGAGAAGAAAATAGCAGAAATAGCTTTGAGAGAAAGTCAGGAAGAATTAAAACGTTCCGAAGAGATGCTGCGATCATTAACACAAAAATTGCAGGACATTCGTGAAGAAGAAAGAACAAGAATTGCAATGGAACTTCACGATGAACTCGGACAGGTTCTTACAGCAATAAAGATTGATCTGAATTCTCTGATTAAAAAACCTCCATACAAAAAAGAAATTCCTCAAAAGGTTGCTCCAATTATTTCATTAGTTGAAGACACAATAAACACAGTAAGAAAAATTTCGTCAGAATTAAGACCTGTAATTCTTGATCGTCTTGGTTTGCTTGCTGCAATTGAATGGCAGATTGATGAAGTAAGAAAAAGATTAGGAATAAAAACTCAAACAAATCTTCCCGAAGAAATTACCGGATTAACTAAAGAGCAGGAAGTTGCAATATTCAGAACATTCCAGGAAATAACTACAAACATTTCAAGGCATTCAAAAGCAACTGAAATTGCGGTAAGCATAACAACCGATGAAGAAAAACTTATGATGATTGTTCGTGATAATGGCATTGGTTTTACACCTGAATCAATTTCAAAAAAAGGCGGACTCGGCTTACTCGGTATGAAGGAAAGAATTAAGTCTGTCGGAGGTTTTATGGAAATAAATAGTAAAATAAATTTCGGCACAGAAATAAAAATTTTTATTCCACTCAAATAAATTTTGAAGGAGTTAAAAATTGAAAATCCAAAAAAAGTTTAATGTACTTCTTGCAGACGACCACAAAATTGTAAGACACGGACTAAAAAAAATTCTGGAGGATGAATTTTCTGAAGCTTATGTTGGTGAAGCTTCAAGAGATAACGAAATATTTGAGCAATTGCAGAAATCTAAATGGGATTTGATTATACTTGATATAAGTATGCCGGGTAAAAGCGGTCTCGAGATTTTGAAAGATATAAAAGCCACGCATCCTGAATTACCGGTACTTATTCTAAGTATGTATCCTGAGGAACAATTTGCTCTCAGAGTAATGAAATCCGGAGCTGCAGGTTACATTCGAAAAGACAGCGCACCTGAAGAACTTGTTGATGCTGTGAAAGATATTCTTGAAGGAAAGAAATACATCTCTCCAACTGTGATGGACCTTCTCTCTGATGTAGTGAAAAAAGATAAAAGTCTTGAACTAAGCGAACTGCTTTCCGACAGAGAATATGAAATTTTTATGTTGATAGCGCAAGGCAAAACAGTTTCAGAAATTGCAGAGATACTTTCTTTGAGTGTTAAAACTGTCAGCACCCACCGGACCCACATCCTTGAAAAGACAAGACTAAAGAATAACGCAGATATTGTTATGTATGCGGTGAGGAATAATCTTTTGCAATGATGAATAAACTACTTTCTGAAATAACTTTTTATCTCAGTCAGTAATTCATTTCTTTGAATTGGTTTTGGAATAAAACCATCGAAACCTTCCGCTATAAATTTATTTTTATCTTCATCAAAAGTAAATGCAGTCAGAGCAACAATCGGAACTGTTTTATACTCATCCCGCATTTTCATTTTTTTCATCACCTCAATTCCGCTTTCACCATTTTTCAGACTTATATCCATCAATACCAAATCATATAAATATTTTTCTGATAGCTCGAACGCCTGATGAGAATCAAATGCAATGTCAGTATTGATTACACTTTTTAAATAATGTCTTAAAACTTCTGCATTCAACTGATTATCTTCTACAATTAAAATTCTCTTTCCTTCAAGATTTGAATGACCGTTATTATTTCCATTCTTCTTTTCTTTCTGTTCAGGAAAATCAAATGGAATGTGTACTGAAAACTTAGATCCGATTCCCGTTTCGCTTTCAACTGAAATTTTTCCACCCAACAACTCAATCATTTTTTTTGTTAATGTAAGTCCTAATCCTGTGCCCTGATATGATCTTGCTAATCCTTCACTTCCCTGCCTGAACGCTTCAAAAATTGTTTCAAGCTTTTCCGGTTCAATTCCAATTCCTGTATCCGAAACATCTAGCACTAACCAGTTTTCATCTTCTTTTATATCAAATCTTAAACTTAAAGTAACACTACCCTGATTAGTATATTTAAAAGCATTATCAAGCAATTGATATAAAATTTTCTTTAGCAAAAATTCGTCTGACTTGATTGTAATGTCCTGATCAGGTTCAATTACTTCAAACTGTAAATTCTTTTCCTGCGCAATTGAGAAAAACTTGTGCTGAACGGTTTTAAGTAATTCAAAAATGCTTACTTCGTTATGAATCAATTTTCTTGAATCTGATTGTAAATCCGAAAGCTCTATTATCGAATCAAGTGTATTAAGAAGCCGATTACTTGCACACAAAATTTTATCAGCAAGTTCATCAATTACTTCTTTCGAAGTTTCTTCTTTCAGAATTTGCGTAAAACCAAGAACAGCATTTAATGGAGTTCTGATTTCGTGATTGATATTTCCCAGAAGATAATTCTTGAAGTTTATACTTTCTTTTGCTTTCTGATAAGCATTTTGTAACTCAAGTTCCAAAAGTTTTTTATCAGTGATATCTTCGGCAATTCCAAATATTTGCTTTGAAGCTCCGGAAGTATCGGTAATAATTTTCGTTCGCAAGCTGATCCATCTTAAAGAATCATCAGGTCTGACAATTCTGAATTCAGTTTTAATGTTTGGGTCTTTCGTTCTAATGTATTCGCGAACTAACTGAAAGACCTTCGGACGATCTTCTTCATAAACTGAATTAAACCAAATCTTTTGATTTTCTAAAGCCAATGTTCTGTCAATTCCCCAAATTTTATTGAAACCTTCACTCAGATAAGCAAGTTTAGGTTTTCTTCCGCTTAAATCAAGATTGAAGAAAACTATATCTAGATTATTAACAATCTGTTTTAATTGAATTTCTTTTGCTTTTAATTCAAGTTGTGCATCAACAGTTTCCGTAACATCTCTTATAGTTTCAATCACTCTTTCAACTTCACCATTTTCATTTTTGAAGGGCGAAAAGAGAATGTCAACATATTTCACAATCCCGTTTTCGTTAGTAAGCTGATGTCTTACCTGCCTGGACTTTCCGGTTTTAAAGACTTCCTGCATTGGACATTCTTCACCATAAAAATTACACGGCTTGTCAAATCCATGCGAAACCGCATAACATTTTGCTCCTAAAACCTCTTCAGTTTTTTTACCGCTAATTTTAAGTTTACTATTATTTACATCAACTACATTGTAATTTTTATCAATCACCACTATGTCTTCATACATACAATGAAGAAGTGTTTTAAGATATTCCTGATTTTCAGATGATTCGGTTATTTGTTTCTCCTGCTCCTTAGTCGTAGTTGTAAGTTCATTTATCTTTGCAGCAACATCGGCAACAAGTTCTTTCAGAAGTGAAAATACTTCTTCAGGAATGTTACTGATATCTGTAATCAGAATGTTAAGGTATGCAAATTCTGTTTGATCATATCGGATTGAAGTGGAAAATATCGCAGCAGAATTTTTATCAGGGAAATAAGTTTTGATGATATTAAAACATCTGTCATTATTTTCTGAAGAAATATTATGAATTCCGTTTTTGTTTCTGTCAGCTTTAAATGATGTACATTCTGTAAAATGTTGAATTATTAATCTCTTGTCGTGCTTTTCAAAGTAACCTTCTCTTGCAAAACATAGCTTGTTATCTTTTAGTATCGAATCCACCGGTTCAATCCAGACGAAAACAAATTCTTTTTCGTTTGCAAGAAGTTTGCATAAAGAATCAAGCATCTGACAAGGATTATCAGAACTTGAGATGATTCTGTATGCTTTCTGAACTACCGATGCAAAAGAATATTGTGACATTTATTAGTTAGTGATTTTATGTCTCTCTTTATTTCCAATTAAATGCCAGAAATTTTCCGAGCAAGTTTTTCATTAGTGTTGAATTTCATAACAATTTATATGACGAAATATCATAATTGATATCTATAGCTTTGAAAATCATAAGTGTTATATCAACAAGACTTTTTACGGCAAGAAAATTTTTCAAAAGTGTAAAAAATTTTTTCAGCGATTTGGGACTATCAATGAAAGACAGGAAGAGTAAAAAAGAAAGTAGTCCCTTCACCCACTTTACTATCAACCCAAATTCTACCACCATGTTTTTTTATAAAATCACGGCAAAGAATAATTCCGAGTCCGGAACCTTTTTCATTTTCAGTGCCCGGAGTAGTAAAGCTTTTATCAAGTTCAAAAAGATTTTTCAGATTTTCTTCATCAATACCAACACCATTATCTTTTACAGACACAATAATCTCTTCGCCTTTTTGTTCTGATGAAACTTCTATTTTACCACCTGTTCTGGTAAACTTAATTGCGTTTGAAATCAGATTATTGAGAACAGAATAAATCATATTATCATCTGCATAAGCAATATGATTTACATCTGTCGAATTTAGAAGTTGAATTTCTTTATGCTGTGCATTCGATTTGAGTAGTTGAAAAATATTTTCAACGATGGAATAAATTTTAACATCTGAAGGGTTAAATTGAATTTTACCAGTTTGTAATCGTGACCACTCAAGTAAGTTTGATAATAGCTTAATCGTTTGTCGTGAAATGTCCACAATGTTTTTTGAATATTCCTTTATTTCCGAAAGCTCAAGTTCATCAATATCTTCTGAAAGAATTTCTGCGTAACCAATCAAACCAATTAAAGGTGTTCTGAGATCATGAGCAATAATTGAAAAGAATTTATCCTTTGAAGCATTTGCCTGCTTAAGGTCTTCAGTTACTTTTCTTAATTGTGCTTCGGCTTCTTTCTGTGGTGTAACATCGCGCAAAAGCATTAATGCCTGATTATCAGAATTAACAACTATTCTTGCTTCGTAAAAAATTTCTTTATCCTCAGATATAACTGAAAACTCGACTGAGCTTAATTGATTTGTTTGAAGCGTATGTTTAATTGCTTCGGATAATTTTTCAGAAACAGCTTTCGGAAAAACTGAAGTTATTTTTCTCCCGATCAGCAAAGCAGGATTTTTAAAAAAACTTGAGTGTGAATTGAATTTACTATCGAGCAAAGAGCCATCTGAAGAAACTATAAATAAAATATCCGGCAAAGCTTTAAGTATCTGAAAATCTCTTGTCTGACAACTTTTAATTAATTGTTCAACAATTTTTTTATCTGTCTGATCTTCAATTATACAGTCAAAATAATCCGGGAAACCGGAACCATTGTAAACCGGACTTACAAACTCCTTGAAAAAAACTACTTTACCATTTTTATTAAGCCATTCTGTTTCAAGATAATTATTTTTTATTTCCTGATTAATGTATTTAAAGTATTTGTGTGTATTAAAGTTATTGCGGAACGATTCACTCTGATTATATAACTCAATAAGTTCAGTAAAAGATTCAAGTGATAAGAATTTGAGAATTGTCCCGTTAGCTAAAACAGGAATTCCTTCGGAAGTAATACGAATCATTCCTAATGAAGGATGATTTAATAAAGATTCAAGCAGATTGTTTTGATTGTTGTTTAATATTTCTTTTTCGAGTTCCATAACTATCCAATTAAACTACAGCTAAAAGACAAGTTAAATGCCATAGAAATATTTTATGTCTTGAATTCTCTAGTAAAAATTTGTTTATAAAAGAATGAGCAAATAAAGATTTCTGTTGATATGTAAACACTGATTCCTGACTTACACTTCTATTCCTGTTGAATAGTAAACAATTGGCTATAATTAGAAATATAATCTTTTGAAAATGAACAAGGTCGGTTATGTTGATTTGAAAGTGAAATTGTCTAATGATTTTTTTCGCAGGTTTCTTTTACAAATGAAGAAAAAATTACTTTAAGGTAAGGTATGAAACATTAAGTTACTGAATATGATTGACCACGATTTTATTAATCTTAATCAGTTGCTCATCAGTATTGAGGTTTTCAATCACACTGAGGTTATTCTTTCCGGCTAACTTATCAGAGAACTGAATCATATTTCTGTAAATCATTGATAAGCTTATCGCAAGCCCGGTTTCAATACCTTCGAGCAATTCATAATAAAAAGTGGAGCTTATTTCTTTTTCGTCAGCGTATTCATACGATGGAATCCGATATAACAATTTATTAACTGGTTCATACAATTTTTCTTCATCCGTGCTTTCAACTTTCACATAATTGAACAAAACATCTATACTGTAAAGTGATTTATTATGCTTAAATGGAAATTCATTCTGAACTTTAAAATTCAAATTCTTTACAGAAGGTTCTTTCAAATTTATAATTGTTGAGTAACTGATGTCGTTCGCAATTATTTCAACTTCCAGTTCATCGGTAGAGATGTGATTGATTTTTTTTAGTCGCCATTTCAATTGAGACAAAAACAAAAGTGCGGCAGAAAAAGTGATTGTATCAGAAAAGTTCTCTTTTTTAGTCAGATGATTAATATGCGAATCTTTCTTCGAGGATTTGATTTCATTCCTTGAATTCGGATTAAGAGTAATATTTTCTATTTTATTCAACATGACTGTATTACCTCGATTAATTATCGAAGCAAACAGTCATAGTTTAAAGTAGCGGACTAATCAAGTTTTATCATTTTGCTGTCGTCGGCGTAGTCAATTACCTGCGGATTTTCAAGGTTTGTAAGTTGTTTAATAAGTTGTTTGATTTTTTCGATTGATTTATCAATTATTTCGAAATCTTCTTCAATCTTATCAATCTTCTTTTCAGCAATTTCCTGTTTAAGATTCTGAAGAGCCATAGTTAAGCTGCTTAAAGGATTGTTAAAATTGTGTCCGATTGTGCAGGCAATTTCCACCAAAGCTTTGGTATGCTCAATAGATTTTAACTCACTTTGCAAATCATAAATTCTGACACCGGATTTTATTCTGGCAATCAATTCCTGATTCTCGATTGGTTTAATCAGAAAATCATCTGCTCCGACATCAAGTCCTGTAATTCTATCTCTTAATGATGTTCGTGCAGTGAGAATAATAAAGTAAATGATTTTTAATTTCGGATCAGACTTAACCTGATTACATAGTTTCAAACCGTCCATAACAGGCATTGTCCAATCGGCAAGGATTACTTTTGGTGAGAATGTTTTTAAAACTTCCAAAGCTTCGAGACCATTATTTGCAGTCACGACT
This genomic window contains:
- a CDS encoding ATP-binding protein, whose product is MELEKEILNNNQNNLLESLLNHPSLGMIRITSEGIPVLANGTILKFLSLESFTELIELYNQSESFRNNFNTHKYFKYINQEIKNNYLETEWLNKNGKVVFFKEFVSPVYNGSGFPDYFDCIIEDQTDKKIVEQLIKSCQTRDFQILKALPDILFIVSSDGSLLDSKFNSHSSFFKNPALLIGRKITSVFPKAVSEKLSEAIKHTLQTNQLSSVEFSVISEDKEIFYEARIVVNSDNQALMLLRDVTPQKEAEAQLRKVTEDLKQANASKDKFFSIIAHDLRTPLIGLIGYAEILSEDIDELELSEIKEYSKNIVDISRQTIKLLSNLLEWSRLQTGKIQFNPSDVKIYSIVENIFQLLKSNAQHKEIQLLNSTDVNHIAYADDNMIYSVLNNLISNAIKFTRTGGKIEVSSEQKGEEIIVSVKDNGVGIDEENLKNLFELDKSFTTPGTENEKGSGLGIILCRDFIKKHGGRIWVDSKVGEGTTFFFTLPVFH
- a CDS encoding response regulator produces the protein MSEKKDKILIVEDEKDTRFILEKLLTKNDFEVVTANNGLEALEVLKTFSPKVILADWTMPVMDGLKLCNQVKSDPKLKIIYFIILTARTSLRDRITGLDVGADDFLIKPIENQELIARIKSGVRIYDLQSELKSIEHTKALVEIACTIGHNFNNPLSSLTMALQNLKQEIAEKKIDKIEEDFEIIDKSIEKIKQLIKQLTNLENPQVIDYADDSKMIKLD